A genomic segment from Pseudoxanthomonas sp. CF385 encodes:
- a CDS encoding EAL domain-containing protein — MTERTAGSAPGRVTVVRWVGVYLGVVISIGLLFTIFQDRSARIDAARRQGMAVTVGVDRLLHFEIRNLERALRGMAVEADGFAHERQDRSRWDLPGAIRGVISRHAELQDIDLYGADGQAIYQGVTEYGQETLRLDVAAAPSRALGVGRLVQEGRAEPIVPLMLQTPEGNWLVARLRTSELQRMIEGLDVGEQGSVGILSHDGIVLARRGVGGAHVGRQVPVPAGLTPGSMTQQDLVSRLDGIERFASFSVTSGYPFVVAAGISKHEALAPWRDYALTAMSLLALYWLGSLYLIRKTASSESSRDLAHGELQRHADWLAKAQEASQAGVWAMEHESDSVRASAHAARLFGFPPVPAILRLDEFFQRMHGDDRERVERAFSEAWESGRPFHAEYRILLPDGRQRWINAQGALVRDGDDVPLMTGTIMDVTERRNQQEQVERTEAQFRELFELNPLPFWVFDVHTLRLLAVNEAAVRRYGYSRDEFLGMTILQIRPPEEQAGVHESVQESVEEAVEPRDSSRVWIHAARDGRRIHVRIHSSSISFDGRDARLVLAEDVSGRVAYEEDLAWRAAHDENTGLLNVRTFLQRMEHVGDGIADASYAVVHVQLRDLELVSPMLGRHTRDEIVAAIAQRIARVSTAFGPVAHAPADAFLVAAPEAERWDVLVDALRDVFAMPVVSESGSHRVEAWMGVAFRQRPDQRCEEVVGHAALAALQARAENTPTMHYSDVLAERASTRVSIVGQMRNALSNGEFELFFQPIQRVRDGRVMAAEALLRWRYAEGYMPPSTFIPLSEESGLIVPIGEWVIEQAARAQSMLAEAGFAHVAIAINVSAVQFMAGSVPRLIREAGRRHGLARGALQVELTESAMLRRPDAAKFAMEELQHDGVCVSIDDFGTGFSSMAYLRDLSLDHLKIDRSFVAHVDQDPRNASICRALIALGKGLDLSIVAEGVEREEELAWLSQHDVDHVQGYYIARPTPLAPFIDWLNARVVPAGS; from the coding sequence ATGACGGAAAGGACGGCGGGGTCGGCACCAGGGCGGGTCACGGTGGTGCGCTGGGTGGGCGTCTACCTGGGAGTGGTGATCAGCATCGGGTTGTTGTTCACCATCTTCCAGGACAGGAGCGCGCGGATCGACGCCGCGCGACGGCAGGGCATGGCGGTGACGGTGGGGGTGGACAGGCTCCTCCACTTCGAGATCCGCAACCTCGAGCGCGCGCTGCGCGGCATGGCCGTCGAGGCCGATGGATTCGCGCACGAGCGGCAGGACAGGAGCCGCTGGGATCTTCCGGGGGCCATCCGCGGCGTGATTTCCCGGCATGCCGAATTGCAGGACATCGATCTGTACGGTGCGGACGGGCAGGCGATCTACCAGGGCGTCACCGAATACGGTCAGGAGACGCTGCGCCTCGACGTGGCCGCCGCGCCGTCGCGCGCGCTGGGCGTGGGGCGGCTGGTGCAGGAGGGTCGCGCGGAGCCCATCGTCCCGCTGATGCTGCAGACGCCGGAAGGGAACTGGCTGGTCGCCCGCCTGCGCACGAGCGAACTGCAGCGGATGATCGAGGGCCTCGATGTGGGCGAGCAGGGCAGCGTCGGCATCCTCAGCCATGACGGCATCGTCCTCGCCCGCCGCGGCGTGGGCGGCGCGCACGTGGGAAGGCAGGTGCCGGTGCCCGCGGGCCTGACCCCGGGTTCGATGACCCAGCAGGATCTCGTCAGCCGGTTGGACGGCATCGAGCGCTTCGCCAGCTTCTCCGTGACGAGCGGGTATCCGTTCGTCGTGGCCGCAGGCATTTCGAAGCATGAGGCGCTGGCGCCCTGGCGCGACTACGCGCTCACCGCGATGAGCCTGCTGGCGCTCTACTGGTTGGGATCGCTCTACCTGATCCGTAAGACCGCCAGTTCCGAATCCTCCCGCGACCTCGCCCACGGCGAGCTCCAACGACATGCGGACTGGCTCGCCAAGGCGCAGGAGGCATCGCAGGCGGGCGTCTGGGCGATGGAACACGAAAGCGACTCCGTGCGGGCGTCGGCGCACGCCGCGCGGCTGTTCGGCTTCCCGCCCGTGCCCGCGATCCTGCGATTGGATGAGTTCTTCCAGCGCATGCATGGCGACGACCGGGAACGGGTGGAGCGAGCGTTCTCCGAGGCATGGGAAAGCGGCAGGCCTTTCCACGCCGAGTACCGCATCCTGTTGCCCGATGGCCGGCAGCGGTGGATCAACGCCCAGGGGGCCCTGGTTCGGGACGGCGACGACGTGCCGTTGATGACCGGCACCATCATGGACGTGACGGAGCGTCGGAACCAACAGGAACAGGTCGAGCGGACTGAAGCGCAGTTCCGCGAGCTGTTCGAGCTCAATCCGCTGCCGTTCTGGGTGTTCGACGTGCACACCCTGCGCCTTCTTGCGGTGAACGAGGCCGCGGTCCGTCGCTACGGCTACTCGCGCGATGAATTCCTCGGCATGACCATCCTGCAGATCCGCCCGCCCGAGGAGCAGGCGGGCGTCCACGAGAGCGTGCAGGAGAGCGTCGAGGAAGCGGTCGAGCCCCGCGACTCGTCGCGCGTCTGGATCCATGCGGCCCGGGATGGAAGGCGGATCCATGTGCGGATACACAGCAGCAGCATCAGTTTCGACGGCCGCGACGCGCGCCTGGTGCTGGCGGAGGACGTCAGCGGCCGCGTGGCGTACGAAGAGGATCTCGCCTGGCGCGCCGCGCACGACGAGAACACGGGACTGCTCAACGTGCGCACCTTCCTGCAACGGATGGAGCACGTCGGTGACGGCATCGCGGACGCGTCATACGCGGTCGTGCACGTCCAACTGCGCGATCTCGAGCTGGTATCGCCCATGCTCGGGCGCCACACGCGCGACGAGATCGTCGCGGCGATCGCCCAGCGGATCGCCCGCGTGAGCACGGCGTTCGGTCCCGTCGCGCACGCGCCCGCCGACGCCTTCCTGGTCGCGGCTCCCGAGGCCGAACGATGGGACGTCCTGGTGGATGCGCTGCGCGACGTCTTCGCGATGCCGGTGGTCTCGGAGTCCGGCAGCCATCGGGTCGAGGCCTGGATGGGCGTGGCGTTCCGGCAGCGGCCGGACCAGCGATGCGAAGAAGTGGTCGGCCATGCGGCGTTGGCCGCGCTGCAGGCGCGCGCCGAGAACACCCCGACGATGCACTACTCGGACGTCCTCGCGGAGCGGGCCAGCACGCGCGTGTCGATCGTCGGCCAGATGCGCAATGCGCTTTCGAACGGGGAGTTCGAGCTCTTCTTCCAGCCCATCCAGCGCGTGCGCGACGGGCGGGTGATGGCGGCGGAAGCCCTGCTGCGGTGGCGCTACGCAGAGGGCTACATGCCGCCGTCCACCTTCATTCCCTTGAGCGAAGAGTCGGGCCTGATCGTGCCCATCGGGGAATGGGTCATCGAGCAGGCAGCGCGGGCGCAGTCGATGCTGGCCGAGGCGGGCTTCGCCCACGTCGCCATCGCCATCAACGTGTCCGCCGTCCAGTTCATGGCGGGCTCGGTCCCCCGGCTGATCCGCGAAGCGGGCAGGCGCCATGGCCTCGCGCGCGGTGCCCTGCAGGTGGAGCTCACCGAAAGCGCGATGTTGAGAAGGCCCGATGCGGCGAAATTCGCGATGGAGGAGCTGCAGCACGACGGCGTCTGCGTATCGATCGACGACTTCGGCACCGGCTTCTCGAGCATGGCGTACCTGCGCGACCTGTCGCTGGACCACTTGAAGATCGATCGGAGCTTCGTGGCCCATGTCGACCAGGACCCGCGCAACGCATCGATCTGCCGCGCGCTGATCGCGCTGGGCAAGGGGCTGGACCTCAGCATCGTGGCCGAGGGCGTGGAGCGCGAAGAGGAACTGGCCTGGCTGTCCCAGCATGACGTGGACCACGTGCAGGGCTACTACATCGCACGCCCCACGCCCCTGGCGCCCTTCATCGACTGGCTCAATGCGCGGGTGGTACCGGCCGGCTCCTGA
- a CDS encoding methyl-accepting chemotaxis protein, which yields MSHAATLSSANASSPFAWRTWVAHLFRIRASASHAGDRARARLDELQAQVDALHKVQAVIEFDLDGTILTANANFLAALGYSLAEIVGRHHRMFVDGQQAESPAYRQFWARLGRGEFDEGQYKRLGKGGREVWIQASYNPVLDAQGKPYKVIKFATDITAETLRAADYAGQLAAINKSQAVIEFDLEGTILSANANFLDTMGYRWEDIQGRHHSMFADDAYRASAAYRAFWQKLGRGEYDAGQYLRHGKGGREIWIQASYNPIFDASGKPVKVVKYATDVTAQVRGTQALQAALAQSRHVVQAARSGDLSLRVPTADKDGAVAELCQGINALVEVMAGLVRDIKGAAEVVGMGVRDIAAGNSDLSQRTEQQAASVEETASSVAEVSATVRQTADNARVAAELAVSAADVASRGGQVVRGVADTMSQISASSRRIADIIGVIDGIAFQTNILALNAAVEAARAGEQGRGFAVVASEVRSLAQRCGSAAREIKQLIGDSLEKVDAGSRLAESAGTNMEDIVASVVRVSTLIGQISQAAQEQNLGVQQINQAIAHIDHNTQQNAALVEEASAAAHSLQDQAGQLLEIVSGFQA from the coding sequence ATGAGCCATGCAGCCACCCTGTCGTCCGCCAACGCGTCGTCGCCGTTCGCATGGCGCACCTGGGTCGCGCACCTGTTCCGCATCCGTGCTTCCGCATCGCATGCCGGTGATCGGGCACGCGCGCGCCTGGATGAGCTGCAGGCCCAGGTCGACGCGCTGCACAAGGTCCAGGCCGTCATCGAGTTCGATCTGGACGGCACCATCCTCACCGCCAACGCCAATTTCCTCGCGGCGCTGGGATACAGCCTGGCGGAGATCGTCGGCCGGCACCATCGGATGTTCGTCGATGGACAACAGGCGGAGAGTCCGGCGTACCGGCAGTTCTGGGCGCGCCTGGGCCGCGGCGAGTTCGACGAGGGCCAGTACAAGCGCCTTGGAAAAGGCGGCCGCGAAGTCTGGATCCAGGCCTCGTACAACCCCGTTCTCGACGCACAGGGCAAGCCGTACAAGGTCATCAAGTTCGCCACCGACATCACGGCGGAGACCCTCCGGGCGGCGGACTACGCGGGCCAGCTGGCCGCGATAAACAAATCCCAGGCCGTGATCGAGTTCGATCTGGAGGGGACGATTCTGTCGGCGAACGCGAACTTCCTGGACACGATGGGGTATCGATGGGAGGACATCCAGGGCCGGCACCATTCGATGTTCGCGGACGACGCGTATCGCGCCAGCGCCGCGTACCGCGCGTTCTGGCAGAAACTCGGCCGGGGCGAATACGACGCGGGACAGTATCTCCGCCATGGCAAGGGCGGGCGCGAAATCTGGATCCAGGCCTCGTACAACCCGATCTTCGATGCCTCCGGAAAGCCGGTGAAGGTCGTGAAGTACGCCACGGACGTGACGGCGCAGGTGCGTGGCACACAAGCCCTGCAGGCGGCCCTGGCCCAGAGCCGGCACGTCGTGCAGGCGGCGCGTTCGGGCGACCTGAGCCTGCGGGTGCCCACCGCCGACAAGGACGGTGCCGTTGCCGAGTTGTGCCAGGGCATCAATGCCCTGGTCGAGGTGATGGCGGGCCTCGTGCGCGACATCAAGGGCGCCGCGGAGGTCGTGGGGATGGGCGTGCGCGACATCGCGGCCGGCAACAGCGACCTGTCGCAACGCACGGAGCAGCAGGCCGCGTCGGTGGAGGAAACCGCGTCCTCGGTGGCGGAAGTCAGCGCGACGGTCCGTCAGACCGCCGACAACGCGCGGGTCGCCGCCGAACTGGCGGTAAGCGCCGCGGACGTCGCGTCGCGCGGGGGGCAGGTCGTGCGCGGCGTCGCCGATACGATGTCGCAGATCAGCGCCTCGTCGCGGCGCATCGCCGACATCATCGGCGTGATCGACGGCATTGCGTTCCAGACCAACATCCTGGCGCTCAACGCCGCGGTCGAAGCCGCCCGCGCAGGCGAGCAGGGCCGGGGATTCGCGGTGGTCGCCAGCGAGGTACGCTCGCTCGCGCAACGCTGCGGGAGCGCTGCCCGGGAGATCAAGCAGCTCATCGGCGACTCGCTGGAGAAGGTGGATGCGGGCAGTCGACTGGCGGAAAGCGCCGGCACCAACATGGAAGACATCGTCGCCAGCGTGGTGCGCGTGAGCACGCTGATCGGGCAGATCAGCCAGGCGGCCCAGGAGCAGAACCTCGGCGTCCAGCAGATCAACCAGGCCATTGCGCACATCGACCACAACACGCAGCAGAACGCGGCATTGGTCGAGGAAGCCTCCGCCGCCGCGCACAGCCTCCAGGACCAGGCAGGCCAACTGCTGGAGATCGTGTCGGGCTTTCAGGCGTAG